The genomic region CTCCGGATCGATGCCGTTCAGCACCACCGTGGCGCCCGCATCCGCCAACGCCCGGGCCAGCGCATTGCCGATCCCCCGGCTCGAACCGGTCACCAGGGCCACACGCCCCGTCAGGTCAAAAAGTGAAGTCATGAGAAGGGGCCGCTCTGCACCAGGTTGGCCGGGGTTTGCCCGGCGGCCAGGGCTTCGAGCTGCTGCCGCAACAGCTTCAGGATCCTCGGCTGGAACGCCGACGCGTTGCCGCCGACGTGCGGGGTGATCAGGGCGTTGGGCGTGGACCACAGAGGGTGGTCCTGCGGCAGCGGCTCCGGATCCACGACGTCGAGGGCGCACTGCAGGCGCCCGGACAGGACTTCCTTGGTCAGGGCAGCCGTGTCCACCACGGAGCCGCGGCCCACATTCACCACCAGGGCCCCGTCCGGCAGGGCGGCGAGGACCTCTTCCCCGATCAGCTGATGGGTCTGCTGGTTCAGGGGCAGCACCGAAACCAGGATGTCGTGCGTCGCGGCGAGCGCGGCCAGTTCCGCGGACGCGTGCACCTCGCCGTATTCGTCGGTGCGGGCCGCACTCCCCACCCGGGTGAGAGTGACCTCGAAGGGCTCCAGGCGGCGGGCGATTTCGTGCCCGATTCCGCCGACGCCGACCAGCAGGACGCGCCTGTCGGCCAGGGACTGGCGCCGCTCCGGCCGCCAGAGGCCGTACTGCTGGTCTCGGACGGCCTGGTCGATGCCGCGCAGCTTCGCCAGGATCAGCCCCACGGCCAGTTCCGCGGTCGCGGCGGCATGGACACCGGAGGCGCTGGCTACGCCCGCCGCCGGCCCGGCGGCCTCGATGACCCCGTCATACCCGGTGGACTGCGTCTGCACGAACTTCAGCCCGTCGACCTGCGCGAGGGATCCCAGCACGGCGGAGGCGTCGATGTACGGGAGGATAACGCCGTCGATCTCACCGAGTGTCCCGCCGTCGGGCTCCGACTTCAGGTCCCACACCACCCCTCTCAGCCCTTCGGGCAGGGGCGAGAGATCGGCGAGGAGCTGCCGGTCGGGGAAACTGACGGTGCGGACTGTTTGCATCGGAAAACCTATCGATTGTTGACGGTGAAGTGGGCGGCAGGCCGGGGCTGCGCGGTCAGCGCCGGTTGGAGGCTGGCGCCTGCGGGAGGGGCTGGCGCCGGGGGGAGGGGTTAGCGCCGGTCGAAGGTCAGACCGCCGGGGACCTGGAACGTGGGCATGAGTTCGAGCATGCCCACATTCACGTGCCGGGGTGTTTCGATCGCGTAGTCCAGCGCGTTGACGATGTCGTCAGTGGTCAG from Arthrobacter sp. NicSoilB8 harbors:
- a CDS encoding 2-hydroxyacid dehydrogenase gives rise to the protein MQTVRTVSFPDRQLLADLSPLPEGLRGVVWDLKSEPDGGTLGEIDGVILPYIDASAVLGSLAQVDGLKFVQTQSTGYDGVIEAAGPAAGVASASGVHAAATAELAVGLILAKLRGIDQAVRDQQYGLWRPERRQSLADRRVLLVGVGGIGHEIARRLEPFEVTLTRVGSAARTDEYGEVHASAELAALAATHDILVSVLPLNQQTHQLIGEEVLAALPDGALVVNVGRGSVVDTAALTKEVLSGRLQCALDVVDPEPLPQDHPLWSTPNALITPHVGGNASAFQPRILKLLRQQLEALAAGQTPANLVQSGPFS